From the Candidatus Pantoea soli genome, one window contains:
- a CDS encoding methyl-accepting chemotaxis protein, with amino-acid sequence MNMIKKPFNLKIGGKLALGFSLVIISSLIIATLALRCFLNIQDSSAKRDITVEMMDTLAKARLNRTLFQYTRDKKFITINGEAMNKLAQLKQRLDTYQWNEEGQQKLTMLGDLLSQYNQKRQAFIENTDKSIAALSNLNLKAVTDVAEQLATPASSVPADSVVPLISLSQKMGQMVAASQAFLKTPADDALNSVSRRQSEVNALITQLKSSPDAVVSALANTVQDKTTRLSSQLSDYQQLARNEKQASDAMTQAAEKLNSSMTELTFFQTRTAERYIDTALWQIGITTIACIVLSLLVAWRMTRNITVPLKETLFSAQRIAEGDLTTDITSTRTDELGQLMAAVGAMNLSLRTIITRVRDGVNSVARASSEIAAGNTDLSSRTEQQSAAVVETAASMEELTSTVKQNAENAHHASQLATEASHNASRGGEIIHDVINTMGGISQSAGKIGEIITVINGIAFQTNILALNAAVEAARAGEQGRGFAVVAGEVRNLAQRSSLAAKEIEALIRESLMRVNDGTTLVNRAGDTMGDIVKSVSQVRDIMGEIAAASDEQNRGITQIAQAMTEMDTTTQQNAALVEESSAAASSLEDQALELEKTVSVFRVPASGRLAPVAQVQKSVKPAPAVMATASANWETF; translated from the coding sequence ATGAATATGATTAAAAAGCCATTTAACCTGAAAATAGGCGGAAAGTTAGCGCTGGGCTTTTCACTGGTCATTATCTCCTCTTTAATTATCGCCACGCTTGCGCTGCGCTGTTTTTTAAATATTCAGGACAGTTCCGCCAAGCGTGACATCACCGTTGAAATGATGGATACCCTCGCGAAAGCGCGGCTCAATCGCACGCTGTTCCAGTACACGCGTGATAAAAAATTCATCACCATCAACGGTGAAGCGATGAATAAGCTGGCACAGCTGAAACAGCGCCTGGACACATACCAGTGGAATGAAGAGGGCCAGCAAAAGCTGACGATGCTGGGGGATTTGCTCAGCCAGTACAATCAGAAACGTCAGGCCTTTATTGAAAACACCGATAAATCCATTGCTGCGCTGAGCAATCTGAATCTGAAAGCGGTCACTGATGTCGCCGAACAGCTGGCGACACCCGCGTCTTCGGTTCCCGCGGACAGCGTGGTTCCGCTCATCTCCCTTAGCCAGAAAATGGGCCAGATGGTTGCCGCCAGCCAGGCCTTTCTGAAAACCCCGGCAGATGACGCGCTGAATAGCGTAAGTCGCCGGCAGAGTGAAGTGAATGCGCTGATTACGCAGCTGAAAAGCAGCCCGGATGCAGTGGTGAGTGCGCTGGCTAACACCGTTCAGGACAAGACCACGCGGCTTTCGTCGCAGTTAAGTGACTATCAGCAGTTAGCCCGTAATGAAAAGCAGGCTTCCGATGCGATGACGCAGGCTGCGGAAAAACTAAACAGTTCAATGACTGAATTAACTTTCTTCCAGACCCGGACAGCAGAAAGGTATATTGATACCGCGCTGTGGCAGATTGGGATCACCACCATCGCCTGTATTGTGCTCAGCCTGCTGGTGGCGTGGCGCATGACGCGCAACATCACTGTGCCGCTGAAAGAAACGCTGTTCTCCGCGCAACGCATTGCAGAAGGTGATTTGACCACGGATATCACCAGCACCCGCACCGATGAGCTGGGACAGCTGATGGCCGCAGTGGGCGCCATGAACCTGAGCTTACGCACAATTATTACGCGGGTGCGTGATGGCGTGAACAGCGTGGCGCGCGCCTCTTCTGAGATCGCCGCCGGTAATACCGATCTCTCTTCCCGTACCGAACAGCAATCGGCGGCAGTAGTGGAAACGGCAGCCAGCATGGAAGAACTGACCTCAACGGTGAAACAGAACGCTGAAAACGCGCATCATGCCAGCCAGCTGGCAACAGAAGCCTCGCACAACGCCAGCCGTGGTGGCGAGATTATTCACGATGTGATCAACACCATGGGTGGCATCAGCCAGAGCGCCGGTAAAATTGGTGAAATTATCACGGTGATCAACGGGATTGCCTTCCAGACCAATATCCTGGCGCTCAACGCAGCGGTAGAAGCCGCGCGCGCGGGCGAACAGGGCCGGGGTTTTGCGGTGGTGGCGGGCGAAGTGCGCAACCTGGCGCAGCGCAGCTCGCTGGCGGCAAAAGAGATCGAAGCGTTAATCCGCGAATCACTGATGCGGGTGAATGACGGCACCACGCTGGTTAACCGCGCCGGTGACACCATGGGCGATATTGTTAAATCCGTTTCGCAGGTCAGGGATATCATGGGTGAAATCGCGGCGGCCTCTGACGAGCAAAACCGCGGTATTACGCAAATTGCTCAGGCCATGACCGAGATGGATACCACCACCCAGCAAAATGCGGCGCTGGTTGAGGAGTCTTCGGCGGCCGCCAGCAGTCTGGAAGATCAGGCGCTGGAGCTGGAAAAAACCGTCTCCGTATTCCGCGTTCCCGCTTCAGGACGGCTGGCACCGGTCGCACAGGTGCAGAAAAGCGTCAAACCGGCCCCGGCGGTAATGGCGACAGCCAGTGCCAACTGGGAAACGTTCTAA
- a CDS encoding helix-turn-helix domain-containing protein → MSTTNTFRALRLARAWSQEQLAEMAGLSTRTIQRIENGERPGRETLSALAAVFEVSVAELTGSAVAEEHALDQNITAARERIAAESRFYRAALAAAVVCTLLYLLNHFTSPTSHWSLWVAAIWFALIALRGMRIFLFSGLIHTWQQKRLQRLLRR, encoded by the coding sequence ATGAGCACAACCAACACCTTTCGGGCGCTGCGTCTTGCACGCGCCTGGTCACAGGAACAACTGGCAGAAATGGCCGGGCTGAGCACGCGCACGATCCAGCGAATCGAGAATGGCGAGCGGCCGGGGCGGGAAACATTAAGTGCGCTGGCTGCGGTGTTTGAAGTGAGCGTGGCTGAGCTCACTGGTTCCGCCGTGGCGGAAGAGCACGCGCTGGATCAGAACATTACCGCAGCCAGAGAGAGAATAGCGGCGGAGAGCCGTTTTTACCGCGCCGCGCTCGCTGCCGCCGTGGTCTGCACGCTGCTGTATCTGTTGAACCATTTTACTTCCCCGACCAGTCACTGGTCGCTTTGGGTTGCGGCAATCTGGTTCGCCCTGATTGCGCTGCGCGGGATGCGGATCTTTCTGTTCAGCGGGCTGATTCACACATGGCAGCAAAAACGGCTGCAGCGTTTGCTGCGCAGATAA